The bacterium sequence GTGACGTTGGCGTCCTCGCAGCCACGCCCGCACAGGCGCCAACGCCGCGTCGTCGACGCCCCACGCCGCGAGCGAGCTTACGGCCAGCGCATTACCCGCGACGAACGGGCCGCCCGGGCCCAGCTCGAAGAAACCGTCCGCCGTCCGCCGCGCGAGTACGGCCTCCGCCGCCCGCGCCGCTACCGGCTCGTTCAAACCGATACCCAAGTCCGCGAGGACCGACAGCTGCCAAACAGCGCCCAGGTACTTCGGTACGTACAAACTAGGGCGCCGTTGAAAAAAGGGCCCCGGCGCGTACCACAGGCCGTCCGGGGCCTGCGCATCCGCTACGGCGGCCAGGTTCGGGTCCTCGTACCGCCGTTCCCACAAGGCCGCCGCCTCGACGCAATCGGCCGGCCACTTCAGGAGGTCCACCGCGGCGCGGTACCTGACGAGCGGCGACCGCGCCTTCAAGAGCCAACGCGCCGGGTCGGCCCGAAAATTCGATGCCAAGTTTTTAGGGAGGTTTTGGGGCCGGGTCGCCACGGCTTAGAAAACCGAGATTACTACCATGGCGATGGATAACGCCGTTAAGACCACGGCCGTAACGCCCGAAATGATATTTTGTAACGGCTTGTTCACGTACTCCCCCATCAAGCGCCGGTCGTTTACCAACACGAGCATGAAGAAGATTACCGCCGGGAGGGCGACGCCGTTCACGACCTGCGACCAGTACATTATCTTGAAGAGCGGCGCGCCGGGCCATAGCACCGCCAAGGCCCCCACCGCCAAGATGGCGGTGTAGAGCGCGTAGAACCCGGGCGCCTCCGCGAACTTCTTGTCGACGCCCGCCTCCCAGCCGAACGCCTCCGATATGAAGAACGCCGTCGCGAGCGGCAGGATGGACGCCGCGAAGAGCGACGCGTTCAAAAGGCCGAAGCCGAACAAGACCGACGCGTATCGCCCGGCGAGCGGTTTGAGCGCCAACGCCGCGTCGACGGCGTCGCTTATCACGATACCCTGCGGGAACAACGTCGCGCCGCATACGACGACGATAAAGAACGCGACCACGCTCACTACCACCGAGCCGATGACGACGTCCCATCTTGAAAGGCGGTATTCCGAGATCTTTACGCCCTTTTCGACGACCGCCGCCTGGAGGTAGAACTGCATCCACGGCGCGACCGTCGTCCCCACCAGGCCGACCAGCATCGCCAGGTACGCCCCGTCCCAGGATATCTCGGGGGCCGCGACGCTCGCCGCTACCTCGCGCCACGCCGGCCTGGCGATGAACCCGGCCACGACGTACGAGACGTACACCAGGCACGCTACCAGGAAGACCTTCTCGACGCGTTTATAATCCCACTTGACGACGAGCAGCCACAACGCGGCCGCCGCCACCGGCACCGAGACGTACTTGCTGACGCCGACTATCCCCAGGCTGGCCGCGACCCCCGCGAACTCCGCGACGGTGTTGCCGAGGTTGACGACCAACATCGCAAACATCAAATAAAAAGTGACGCGTACGCCGAAGCGCTCGCGGATGAGGTCCGACAAACCCTTGCCCGTTACGACGCCCATCCTGAGGCCCATCTCCTGGACGACTATAAGGAAAACCGTAATGGGGATGAACGCCCACAACATGGCGTAGCCGAAACGCGCGCCGCAGATGGAATACGTCGCGATGCCGCCGGCGTCGTTATCCACGTTCGACGTGATGATGCCCGGGCCGAGCAGCGCCAGAAAGAGCGCGAAGCCCTTAACGCGCGGCGTAAGCCAGGTGCGCGGTTTGAAGTTAAGAGCCAACCTACTCCTTCTCGAAATCCGGATACATCGCCGCCACGGCGTCGTACAGCGTTACGACGCCCTTGAGCTTGCCGTCGTCGTCTACCACCGGCAGCGTCGCGAAGCCGTACTTCCCGAAAAGCTCGAAGACGCGCTCGGGCCGGTCATCTAATTTCGCCGCGACCACCCGTTCGCTCGCGAGCTCGGCCGCGGGGGTCGTGCGCTTCGCCGACAGCGCGTCGCGCAACGAGAAGACGCCCACCAAAACGTCGTCGTCGTTAACCACGTACACGTAACTGTACGCCTCGACGTCCTCCGACGCCTTAATCCGTTTGAACGCGGCCGCCACCGTTTCGTCCGGTTTCACGGCCACGTACTCCGTCGTCATTATGGAACCGGCGGTCCCCTCCTCGTGGTCCAGCAGCTCGCGCAGGTCGTCGGCGAGCTCCGCGTCCTCCATCGCGCCGATGAGCTTCTGGGCCTGCGTTTCGTCCAGCTCGGCCAGCACGTCCGCCGCCTCGTCGGGGTCCATCTCCTCGATGATGTCGCCCGCGCGTTCCTCGCCCACCGTCTCGAGCAGGTCGACCGCCAACTCGGGCTCGTCGACCTCCTCCAATATCTCGGCCGCTTTCTCGTCGTCGAAGGCGGCGAAGACGGCCGCGCGCTCGGGTTGCGGCAGCTCCTCGATGATGTCGGCCAGGTCGGCGGGGTGCAGCCGGCTCAGCCGCTGGCCGGCGACGTTGAGCTGCAAAGGGCTCCCTACCAGCTGCTCGCCGAGGGGCTGGACGTAGCGCCAATTGACGAACCGCTCTTTGACGGTGTAATCGAACAACCACGTCGTAACGGCGTCGAAGGGCCGCAGTACGTTCAGCCGCCGCAGTATCCCCCGCACGCCGACGTCGGCGTGGATTACGCGTAAATCGCGGTTCGTATTCAACAAGTGGATATCGTTAACGCGTTCCACTTTGGCGCCGTTCATGTCTACGACCTGCTTGTCCCACAAGTCCGCCACCAGCAGCACCTCGCCCAGGCGCCGCTCGAACCGTTCGAACAAGGCCGGCTCGCCCTCGCGGAGGAATACGCCGTCGCGTTCCATACGGCCTATCGCTTCCCACGGGACCCTGACCTTGCCGCGCGGCCGCCGTTGCCGGCATACGAAGTAGCCGACGCGGGGATATTGCTCGCGGCCGTCCGCCGCGCAATCGACGACTTCACCGAGCCGCCGCCCGTCGGACGCGCGCAGCGCCTTGCCGATTATGTCGGTCATAAATATGAAGACGTCCATCGCCGCACCAACTTCTAAGCTAAACGGGGCGGTTGCGGCCGCCCCGCGCGTAACGCCACGGTTCGCGGCCCTTCCTACTTATTCCCCGACGTCTATCTGCGCCCGCTGCAGCTTTCCGGAATAGTCGAAGTATACGGATTTCCACTCCGTGAAGATATCGAACACCGTAAAGGACCCCTCGCGGTGGCCGTTGCCGGTATCCTTGACGCCGCCGAAGGGCAAGTGGACTTCCGCGCCGATGGTGGGGCCGTTGACGTACGTGATGCCGGCCTCGATGTCTTCGACGGCCTTGAAGGCCAGGTTAACGTCGCGGGTGTATATCGAGCTCGAGAGGCCGTACGAGGAATCGTTCAGCACGCGGATAGCCTCGTCGGCGTCGCCGACCTTGAGAACCGACAGCACGGGCCCGAATATCTCCTCGCGGGCGATCCGCATCGTCGGCTTTACCCCCAGGAAGACGGTGGGCTTGTAGAAGAAGCCCTTCTTACACTCGCCCTCCTCGTAGAATTCACCGCCCAACGCGAGCTCCGCTCCTTCCTCCTTCCCCACCTCGACGTACGAATGGACCGTCTCGCGCTGCGCGGCGCTTACCAGCGGGCCCACCTGGACCGATTCGTCCAGGCCGTTGCCGAGCTTCAACGCCGCCGCGGCGTCGACGAGCATCTTCACGAACTTATCGTGTATTTTTTTCTCGAGTATCAGGCGGCTGGTGGCGGTGCACCGCTGTCCCGCGGTACCGTAGGCGCCCCACAATACGCCCTCGAGAGCCAGCTCCAGGTCCGCGTCGGCGAGGACGATTTGCGCGTTCTTGCCGCCGAGCTCGAGCGACACTCGCTTGAGGCTTTTTCCGCCCACCTCGTTGATGCGCCGGCCTACGGCGCTCGAGCCGGTGAACGATATTACGTCGACGTCCGGATGGCCCAGTATCGCCTCGCCCACCGTCGACCCGGAGCCGCACACGATATTGAATACGCCCGACGGAACGCCGGCTTCTTCCAAGATTAAACCCAATTCGCACACCGTCGCCGGCGTATAGGTGGCGGGCTTAAGGACGACCGTATCGCCGGCGATAAGAGCCGGAAACACTTTCCAGGTAGGAATGGCCATCGGGAAGTTCCACGGCGTAATGAGGCCCGCGACGCCGATAGGCCGCCGAACCGCCATACCGAACTTGCTCGGCAGCTCGACCGGCGTCGTTATACCGAAGAGCCGCCTACCCTCGCCCGCCATATAGAACGCGGTGTCTATGCCCTCCTGCGTATCGCCGCGCGTCTCCGCGACGACCTTGCCCATTTCGCGGGTCATCTGGCGGGATATCTCCTCCTTACGCTCGCGCATAAGTTCGCCCGCCCGCTGTATCTTTAACGCCCGGGCCGGCGCCGGGACCTTCCGCCACCGGCCGTACGCGTCGCGGGCGGCCGCCACCGCTTCGTCCAAATCCCCCGCCGCCGAGTCGGGAAACACGCCGACCAGGTCGTCCTGGTCGGCCGGGTTACGATTCTCGACCGTTTTACCGGATTTCGCCGGTACCCATTCGCCGGCGATATAATTTTTAAAGTGATGAGCCATCGCGACACTCCTCCGATTTTAAACTCGTGAACTATAAATGAACGTTGCCATATGGTATAGTTTTCAGCAATAGAAATCAAGGTTTTTCAAAAAGCGCCTAACTCCGCCGCCCATCCGACGACGTCTTAGCGGTAGGTTAAAAAACCGACGGCCGGCTGAAGCGTAGGCCCGACTCCGGATAAGGCCGCCGCCGCGCGAGATTAACGCCGCGTCACCTAAAATTAACCTTGATATTTATCTACGCGAGGTTAAAATTAAATTAGGTAGGTACTTAGAGTTATGGCTTCACCCTCCCGGAATAACGAACCCGCCGACGCGAGACGCCGAAAAGACGCCCGCGCTTTAAAAATGCGGGTTCACGGTACGACGTCGCGGGCCGAATTGCTGCCGCTCGCGACGAGCGGCCTGGCCGAATACTTCGGCGCCGAAGCGTGCGCCATCGTCTCGCGCGAGGGCACCGACCAACTCGAAATCGCGCTCTCAACCGGGCCTTCCGGGAAATACCGTCAACTCTCTTCGCCGGTCGCAGACGAAAACGTCGCCACTCGAGCGCTGCGCTCGGGGCGCGTCTTGAACCTGCCGTCGGCGTCCGCGGACGACCTCGCGGGGCTTCCCCTCGTCAAGGGTTACGCCGGCGGCTCGGTATTGGCCGTACCGTTAAAATCGGCGGACGGCGTAACCGGCGTAACCGTCTTGGTAAAAGGAGCCGAAGCCGGCGCCTTTTCGCCGGAAGACGAAGCCGAAAGTCGGTCCTTCGCCGACGAAATCGCGGCGACGCTAACCGCGATTAGCGGGCGCGAGAATTTGTCCGCCGAACTCGACCGCCTGAAATGGGAGAACAAACAACTCCGCCTCGTCATAGAATCCGCTCCCGCCCTATCCTCGGCCCAAGACCTGCAGACGCCGTTGGAACGGCTCCTGCAAGAAACAAGAAAGGGCATCCCGTTCGACAAAGGCGCCGTATACTTTTACGACGAGAAGAGCGACGCCGTAAAGCAACTGGCCACCGTCGGCTACACGCCGGAAGAGGCGCAACTCATAACCGAGACTTTCCGAGAGAGCCTGGCCTACCAGGCCCTGCAGGATAACGAAACGGCCTACGTCGTCGACGTCTCCGCCGCGGCCGGCGGCCTGATGACCGCCGAAACGAGCGTTGGTTCCTCCCTCGCCGTCCCCATAGCCGTCGGCGAAACCGCCTTCGGCGTTATCACGCTGGGGAGCGACGTACGGGGCGCCTTCGAAAAAGAGGACGTAACCTTCGTAGAAGCGCTCGCGGCTTGCGCGGCGTCCGCCGTCGAAAACGCCCGCCGCTTGGAGGGCGAGCGGAAGCGCGCGCTCCAACTAAGTCTCATAAATGAGATCGGCAAAAAAGCCCTCCTCAGCGCATCCACGCGCGAGTTATATAAAGAAATAGCGGCCGCCATAAAGGACAAATTCAATTACTACAACGTCGCCATATTCTCGGTCGACGCGCGCGAAGACGAGCTGTTCCTCGAGACCATAGTAGGGGGTTACGCCAACTACCTTCCGGTAGGTTACCGTCAGCGTCGCAGCGACGGCCTCGTCGGCGCCGCGGTCGAAGCGAAACGCACAATACTGGTCAACGACGTAACAAAAGACGACCGATTCCTCGCGGCCAACCCGTCGTTGACGGAAACCAAGTCCGAGCTGTGCGTACCGGTAATCGGTCGCGGCGGGGCGGCGGTAGCGGCCGTGATAGATATCCAAAGCAGGCGCACCGGCGCTTTCGAGGAAAGCGATACGCTGGTATTAGCGACGCTGGCCGACCAGGTCGGCGTGATAATCGAAAACGCCGGCTTGCTGCGCGAGGAACGGCAGCGGGCGAGCGAGATAGCGCTCATCGGAGACCTCGGTAAAGAAATACTCGCGGCGCACGACGTACCGGCCCTGTTGCGGAAGGCGTCGGCGGCCATAAGGAGACACTTTAAATATTTCAACGTGGCGGCCTTCCTGGTAGACCCGGATGACGTTCAGACCATTATCGGCAGCGTCGTCGAGGGGGCGTACGAGAAAGCGCTCGAAAGGCCGCCGCGCATCAAACTCGGCGAGGGCTTTATCGGCTGGGCCGCGGAGAAGGGTGAAGTGGCGTTCTCCAACGACGCGACCAACGACCCGCGCTACGCACCCGACCCCATCCCCGGCGATACCCGCTCCGAAATCGCCGTCCCCATCAAAATCGGCGACCGCGTCGTGGGCGTTCTCGACGTCCAGGAAAACGCCAAAGACGCGCTGACCAAACACGACCTGGACCTCCTGCGGACCTTCGCGGACCAACTCGCGGTCGCCATCCAGAACGTAAAGCTACTCACCGACGAACAAAAGGCTACCCACAACGCCGAAACCCTCCTCCACATCGGCCACATAGTAAGCCAAACGCCCGACTTGGAGAAATCATTAGAGTTCCTCGTCGAGGAGACGAGGACCATTATGGACGCCGACGCGTCGGCGTTAATTCTCCTCGACGACGCGAAAGGACCCAAACAATTTAAAGCGTCGGCCGGCCTGTCCGAAGAAAGCGAAAAACTCCTCAGCTCGGGCGAAATCAACGTGGGGGGCCACCCCATATTCGAGGAGGCGGCGGCCAGAAACAAACCGGTATTCCTGGCCGACGTCGGCCCGACGGATGATAAGGTAAAAGGCGACTTGCTACCGGGCCTAACCGCCCGGTCGTTAGCCGTCGCGGCCCTAAAAAAGAAAAATCGCGTTTTGGGTTTTCTACTGTCTATTTGGCAAACGCCCCGCCCGGCCGTTTCGGAATCGGACCTCGCGTTATTCGAGGGCATCGCCTTCCAAGCCGCCATCGGCGTCGAAAACTTGCTGTACCTTGAAAACGTTAAAAGACAAACCGACTACCTCGCCATCCTGAGCTCGATCGCCGCCGACGCCAGCCGGCTGCCGCCGTTCGACGAACTGCTGGACGCCGCCCTCGAAAAAATACGTTCCTTCGCCGGACTCGACGCCGGCGTCGTCCACTTATACGACGCGAAACGCCGTTCGTTGGTCTTAACCGCGACCGCGAGCGTCGACGACGAAAAATCGAAAAGTTGGGAGGGACTCGCGGACATCGGGGGCGAACGCGCCGCGGCCTTATTGACCGAGGATACGATAACGCGGGAGCGTCCGGCGGAGGCCGACCCCTTCGGCCTTCCGGCCCGCGACGCCGAGGGGCCGGCGTCGTACGTCTCGCTCCCCCTGGTCGCCAAGCGAGAAGTGCTCGGCAGGCTGACGTTGTTCTCCGGAAGAGAGAGGACGTTCCTCGCCGAGGATATCGACCTGCTCAAAACTATATGCGACCAGCTGGCCGTCTTTATCGAGAACGCTCAACTCTTCGCTCAAAACGCCAGCCGTATGAAAGAGTTGGTAACTTTATTGGATACCTCCAAAACGTTATCTTCTTCGCTCGACACCGAGGAAATCATCTATAACATCGCCCAAAAAGTTAAAGACCTTATCGGTACGGACGCGTGTACCGTGTTCCTGCTGGACCGGGACGCCGGCGTCCTCGAGCCCATAGTCAGTCTGACCGCGTACCCCGAGGAGGTAATGAAAATACGGCTGAAACTGGGAGAGGGCATTACCGGCCACGTGGCGCTAACCGGCGTAGGCGAATACGTCAACGACGCCGGCCTGGACCACCGCTCGCTGGAAGTCCCCGGCACCCCGTACGAGGAAAGGGAATCGCTGTTGTGCGTGCCGTTGATTTCCCGCGAAGAAGTCATCGGGGTTATGACGCTGGGGCGTTTGGGGGGCGAGGTCTTCACCGACCGCGACCTACAACTCGTTACCCTCTTCGCCGGGCAGGTCGCGGGTTCGATCGAGAACGCCCGCCTTTTCGACCGCGTATTGTCGTCGATATCGATCGCCGAAGAGCACCGGCGCAAATTGGACGCCATCTTCGCGAGCATCGCGGACGCCATCGTCGTTACCGACATGGGCCTGCGCGTCGTCGAGGTCAACCCCGCGGCCGAGAAGATGCTGGGGCGGCAAGCGGAGAGCATCATCAACCACCACGTACGCTCGATTATCGAAACCCCTACGCTCCACGAGACGTTCGAAAAGGCAAGCGCCATGCTGCAGGACAAGGACGTGGCGGAATTCGAACTCGCGTTAACCCCGCCGGGCGGGGGCGGCAAGACCGGTTATTACCGCGTGTTGGTCAACGCCGTCGCCAACCAGGCCGGCGAAAGGGTCGGGTACGTCGCGACGTTCCGAGACGTCACGGAATCCAAAGAGCTGACGTTCCTCAAAGAGAACTTCATCGCCAACGTGAGCCACGAGCTGCGGACGCCGCTCACGTCGATAATCGGGAGCGCCGAACTCATAATCGCCGACGACAAAGCCGGCACCTTTCCCTACTCCCAATTCGTACGCATCATCGACAAAGAGGCGCGCCGGCTGCGCGAGCTGGTAGACAGCATCCTCGACTTCTCTCTCTTGGAATCGAGACGGTTGGAGTTGAACCTCGAGTACGTAGAAATCAACGACCTCGCCGCCGAGACGACCCAAAAGTACCAACCGATGGCGGACCGGAACGGCATTTCGCTGGAATTCGACCCGGGTAAAAGCATCCCCGGCACGTACGCCGACCCGAACCTGGTCCGAAGCGCGCTCGCGAACCTGATAAAAAACGCCATTCAGTTCAACTCGGCGGGAGGCCGCGTGCGCGTATCGACCGGGGCCCGGGACGGCGACGTGGCGCTCGCCGTCGCCGACGACGGGCCCGGCATCCCCCAAGACCAACTCATGACCATCTTCTCGACGTTCTACCAAGTGGACGGCTCCAGCACGCGCGCGGTGGGCGGAACGGGCCTCGGCCTAACGATCGCGAAAAGGGCCGCCGAATCCCACGGCGGCCGCATCGACGTCTCGTCGGAAGTGGGGGTCGGCTCGACCTTCACCATCCTCCTGCCGCTTCGAACCGAACCTACCGCCGAAACCGAATAAAAAAAACGGCCCGCCCGGGCCGTTTCTTATTGCGGAAAGGTATCCCCTACAGTGGTATCATATACGATACCTTCAGGAACACCACCTGTTCGACCAACGAGAAATGGCCCGTGGAATCCCGCCATTGCTCGTACGCGAGGTAGGCCGTGCTACCCGGGAGGAAGTCCCAACCCCAAAGCGTACTCGCGGAGCTCATACGGTTGTCCGAATTACCCTGTACGATAACCCGCCAGAAAATGTTATCCGTCAAATTGTACGTAACTTTCACGTTCCCGACTACGAAGCGCTCCGCCGGGCGCCGGTCGCCCACTTCCACGTCGCCGTTAACGACGACGACGGGGACGGGTATTAGGGTGCCTTGCAACGTGTAGTAATGGTAGAAGTAGCCGTACCACATCCCGCGCCAGTAGCCCAGGCGGAAACTCCCCCACGACGCCGGGCTGTGGCCCGCCGCCAAGTCGAAGACGTCGTTGTGGAATACGGGGTACCCGGAAGGGACGTAGCGCAAATCCCTCCCGCCTCGGTAATTCAACGTTACGTAATAATCGTTCTCGGAGGCCAACCTCGCCGTGGACGATACGAAATTGTTCACCGTCTCGCCGGCTACGTTGCGTTCGTGTTCGTAATACCCGTTTAACCTGAGCGCGCGCACGCCGCCCCGGTTGATCTGCAGCTCCCTCAACCCGGAACACCCGAACTCGCGCTTGCCCAAATCTTCCGGGTGCAGGAAACCCATGTCCGCCCGGAAATCCTCCCCTATCGTCGAGGCCCACGCTTCCAGGTTTTCCGTTATGCCGTACCTCCCGAAGCTCCCGATGACCGCGTAGTCGTCGCCGCCGTCGCCCGCGGTTTGGGACCTCGCCGCCTCAAAACCGAAACCCAACCGCGCCGGCAATACCACCCTACCGTCCGCCATCACGACGTCGTTGTACCGCGGCAAGTCGTTACCCGGCTCTTCCTC is a genomic window containing:
- a CDS encoding Nramp family divalent metal transporter; amino-acid sequence: MALNFKPRTWLTPRVKGFALFLALLGPGIITSNVDNDAGGIATYSICGARFGYAMLWAFIPITVFLIVVQEMGLRMGVVTGKGLSDLIRERFGVRVTFYLMFAMLVVNLGNTVAEFAGVAASLGIVGVSKYVSVPVAAAALWLLVVKWDYKRVEKVFLVACLVYVSYVVAGFIARPAWREVAASVAAPEISWDGAYLAMLVGLVGTTVAPWMQFYLQAAVVEKGVKISEYRLSRWDVVIGSVVVSVVAFFIVVVCGATLFPQGIVISDAVDAALALKPLAGRYASVLFGFGLLNASLFAASILPLATAFFISEAFGWEAGVDKKFAEAPGFYALYTAILAVGALAVLWPGAPLFKIMYWSQVVNGVALPAVIFFMLVLVNDRRLMGEYVNKPLQNIISGVTAVVLTALSIAMVVISVF
- a CDS encoding CBS domain-containing protein, with the protein product MDVFIFMTDIIGKALRASDGRRLGEVVDCAADGREQYPRVGYFVCRQRRPRGKVRVPWEAIGRMERDGVFLREGEPALFERFERRLGEVLLVADLWDKQVVDMNGAKVERVNDIHLLNTNRDLRVIHADVGVRGILRRLNVLRPFDAVTTWLFDYTVKERFVNWRYVQPLGEQLVGSPLQLNVAGQRLSRLHPADLADIIEELPQPERAAVFAAFDDEKAAEILEEVDEPELAVDLLETVGEERAGDIIEEMDPDEAADVLAELDETQAQKLIGAMEDAELADDLRELLDHEEGTAGSIMTTEYVAVKPDETVAAAFKRIKASEDVEAYSYVYVVNDDDVLVGVFSLRDALSAKRTTPAAELASERVVAAKLDDRPERVFELFGKYGFATLPVVDDDGKLKGVVTLYDAVAAMYPDFEKE
- a CDS encoding aldehyde dehydrogenase family protein yields the protein MAHHFKNYIAGEWVPAKSGKTVENRNPADQDDLVGVFPDSAAGDLDEAVAAARDAYGRWRKVPAPARALKIQRAGELMRERKEEISRQMTREMGKVVAETRGDTQEGIDTAFYMAGEGRRLFGITTPVELPSKFGMAVRRPIGVAGLITPWNFPMAIPTWKVFPALIAGDTVVLKPATYTPATVCELGLILEEAGVPSGVFNIVCGSGSTVGEAILGHPDVDVISFTGSSAVGRRINEVGGKSLKRVSLELGGKNAQIVLADADLELALEGVLWGAYGTAGQRCTATSRLILEKKIHDKFVKMLVDAAAALKLGNGLDESVQVGPLVSAAQRETVHSYVEVGKEEGAELALGGEFYEEGECKKGFFYKPTVFLGVKPTMRIAREEIFGPVLSVLKVGDADEAIRVLNDSSYGLSSSIYTRDVNLAFKAVEDIEAGITYVNGPTIGAEVHLPFGGVKDTGNGHREGSFTVFDIFTEWKSVYFDYSGKLQRAQIDVGE
- a CDS encoding GAF domain-containing protein; this encodes MRVHGTTSRAELLPLATSGLAEYFGAEACAIVSREGTDQLEIALSTGPSGKYRQLSSPVADENVATRALRSGRVLNLPSASADDLAGLPLVKGYAGGSVLAVPLKSADGVTGVTVLVKGAEAGAFSPEDEAESRSFADEIAATLTAISGRENLSAELDRLKWENKQLRLVIESAPALSSAQDLQTPLERLLQETRKGIPFDKGAVYFYDEKSDAVKQLATVGYTPEEAQLITETFRESLAYQALQDNETAYVVDVSAAAGGLMTAETSVGSSLAVPIAVGETAFGVITLGSDVRGAFEKEDVTFVEALAACAASAVENARRLEGERKRALQLSLINEIGKKALLSASTRELYKEIAAAIKDKFNYYNVAIFSVDAREDELFLETIVGGYANYLPVGYRQRRSDGLVGAAVEAKRTILVNDVTKDDRFLAANPSLTETKSELCVPVIGRGGAAVAAVIDIQSRRTGAFEESDTLVLATLADQVGVIIENAGLLREERQRASEIALIGDLGKEILAAHDVPALLRKASAAIRRHFKYFNVAAFLVDPDDVQTIIGSVVEGAYEKALERPPRIKLGEGFIGWAAEKGEVAFSNDATNDPRYAPDPIPGDTRSEIAVPIKIGDRVVGVLDVQENAKDALTKHDLDLLRTFADQLAVAIQNVKLLTDEQKATHNAETLLHIGHIVSQTPDLEKSLEFLVEETRTIMDADASALILLDDAKGPKQFKASAGLSEESEKLLSSGEINVGGHPIFEEAAARNKPVFLADVGPTDDKVKGDLLPGLTARSLAVAALKKKNRVLGFLLSIWQTPRPAVSESDLALFEGIAFQAAIGVENLLYLENVKRQTDYLAILSSIAADASRLPPFDELLDAALEKIRSFAGLDAGVVHLYDAKRRSLVLTATASVDDEKSKSWEGLADIGGERAAALLTEDTITRERPAEADPFGLPARDAEGPASYVSLPLVAKREVLGRLTLFSGRERTFLAEDIDLLKTICDQLAVFIENAQLFAQNASRMKELVTLLDTSKTLSSSLDTEEIIYNIAQKVKDLIGTDACTVFLLDRDAGVLEPIVSLTAYPEEVMKIRLKLGEGITGHVALTGVGEYVNDAGLDHRSLEVPGTPYEERESLLCVPLISREEVIGVMTLGRLGGEVFTDRDLQLVTLFAGQVAGSIENARLFDRVLSSISIAEEHRRKLDAIFASIADAIVVTDMGLRVVEVNPAAEKMLGRQAESIINHHVRSIIETPTLHETFEKASAMLQDKDVAEFELALTPPGGGGKTGYYRVLVNAVANQAGERVGYVATFRDVTESKELTFLKENFIANVSHELRTPLTSIIGSAELIIADDKAGTFPYSQFVRIIDKEARRLRELVDSILDFSLLESRRLELNLEYVEINDLAAETTQKYQPMADRNGISLEFDPGKSIPGTYADPNLVRSALANLIKNAIQFNSAGGRVRVSTGARDGDVALAVADDGPGIPQDQLMTIFSTFYQVDGSSTRAVGGTGLGLTIAKRAAESHGGRIDVSSEVGVGSTFTILLPLRTEPTAETE